The sequence TGAAAGGATTTTTAGACCGAGTTTTACTCCCTGGATTTGCTTTTAACAAAAGAGAGAATTCATTATTTAGTGATAAGTGTTTTACTGGAAAAACAGCAAGAATAATTTGCACATTAGACCAACCTGCGTGGTATTACAAATGGATTTATGGAAACCCTAGCCACAATGCTGTAAAAAAAGGAACATTAAAATACATTGGAATAAAAAAGGTGCGAATTACTACTATTGGACCTATAAGACTTTCTAAAGAAGATTTTAGAGCAAAATGGTTGAAAAAAGTTGAAATGTTAGGTCAAATGAACAAGTAATAACGTACAACAATTAATATGCTAGATGGAAAGATAACGATTTGTGTAAACATCCGTTATCTTTAAGCATAACTTCACAAAAAAGCCGTTGCAACAAAAAATTGCAACGGTTTTTTTTTATGGAGACAAAACTATCTAAATAACCAAAATTTAAAACTTTTTTGCCTCATTACTAAAAACTGTAAAATTACTATTTACCTTCTCTATATTTTTACAAACACAATAAAAGTAAACAATACTTTTTGACAGAAACAAACCTTATCTACGTATTTATAAGTTTTGCAAGTTTGAAAAATATAGTTTAGATTTGAAAAAGCATGACACTTATCATACATATAAACAAGTAGTGTATCATTAAAAAAACCGAAATGAATATCTCTGAAAGAGCTCTAAAATATTTAAAAACTTTAAAAAGAGATTCTAATTTTGTTTCACGCGAAGAAGAAACAAAGGAATATCTTTCTAAACAGAATATTGAGCGAGCGGATGAATTTTTGAAATTTCAAATCCAGTATTCGGGATACGAATTGACCATAAATAATGATTCTGGAAATTCATTCTCTGCTTCTTTGTTTTCCAAAAATCAAATTCAAGGAAACTTAAAACTCGAAATTGAAAAAGCAGGTGATAGATTTATAGAAATTTGTGGTGACCATAAAACAGCTCAATTTACTTTTTATCTGACTGATAAAGGGGAATTTTGCACACTAGATGATGATGACTTACCAAATATCCTTCATACCTCTTTTGATAAACTAATTGAAGAGTATGCTTTAAGAAATGAAATTTCAGATTGGGCTTCAAATCCATATTATCACGAAATAAAAAACATTGATAGATTAGAAAGCATAATGAATGCTGATTTTGAAATTATTGAGGAATGTTCGGATGAATATTCGACTTGGTGGAAAAAAGACAATTTAATTGCTGTAAAAGGTATTTGGTTAGATAGACCAGAATTTTATTTTCATATTTATGGAAAAAACAAAGGTGAATGTTATGATTTTATTGAGGGATTGAAAGACGATAATATCCTAAAATAACGAACACACAACACTATATATAGCAAATTGGACTATTAGTGTTTAATCGAAAATTTGTGCCTATTTTCAAAGTCGCCAAATCTTTTGATTTGGTATTAAAAGAGAAAAATTAAAACAAAATACAAAAGATTTAGCTTGTGGTTAATCCGAAAGTAATCGCTTATTTTCTGCCCAACTTGCCATATATTTGACGTTAGAGCAAATTAAAATATGACTGCAAAAAAATTAGCTGAAAAATATATAACGGATTTGAATATCCCAGAAATGAAACTCAGGGAGATTGAAGATACGCCTAACTATTATTGTTTCAGTTATTTCCATCCAACTGAGACTTATGTAGGTCAAGGATGGATATTCATTAAAAAATCAGACGAAAGGTTTTTTATTTATGGTTCTGGAAATAATAATCCTAAAACTGACTTCTTAGAAAAAATAGAACTTGAAAAAATAGCTCGAAAAACATTTCCTGAATTTGATATTCGAAAATCTTACGATATTGAAATAAATCGGATTCTGCGAAAAATGAGTTTCATTGAAAAATTATTGGAATTAGATTTGGTTTATACTACACCAGAAATTGTTGGAAGCGATATTTTCAGAATTCCTAAACCATATACTCAAAAACTGTTTGAAAAGCGTTTAAGTCAATTACCTTGCGAATTCACTAATGTTCCTGCTGAAAAAATCAGTGACATCTTATCTCTTAATAGAGAGAAAAAAGTAGTTGAATTTACTATATCTGAACATATTGAAGCCATAAAAGTAAACAGAGCTGAAAGAGCAACAAATGCTGATTTACAAACTTCTTGGTAAAAACAACTTGCCCTAACTCTATAATAGCAAATTGGACTATTAGTGTTTAATCGAAAATTTGTGCCTATTTTCAAAGTCGCCAAATCTTTTGATTTGGTATTAAAAGAGAAAAATTAAAACAAAATACAAAAGATTTAGCTTGTGGTTAATCCGAAAGTAATCGCTTATTTTCTGCCTAACTTGCCATATATTTGACGTTGGTGACAATTTTAAAAATCGGTAATTGTAACAAACTATTTTTTTAAAAGTCTAATTAAAGAAAAAGAAAATATGGAACCGAACAGAAGACTTTGGCTGAAAAAAATTGGAATTGGAGTAGCTGGTATTGGACTTACAAGCTTCAATTCATTTGCTTCTCCTCTTGCATCAGAAAATTTAATTAATAGTTTTGAGAATGATGCTAACTTGATTTTTTTACGCTCAAATGAAAACCCATATGGTCCATCTCCATTAGCAAGGAAAGCATTTGCGGAAAATGTGAATATTAGCAACAGATACAACTGGGACATAGAAGCACAAATAATTTCTGCTATTGCGTTGAAAAATAGTGTTAAAGACGAAAACATATTATTGGGTGCTGGTTCAACTGAAATTTTAGATTTAGTCGCAAAATTTGTATCATTAGACA is a genomic window of Flavobacterium jumunjinense containing:
- a CDS encoding NAD(P)H-dependent oxidoreductase; this encodes MKKILIINGHPDKESLSFGLSESYKKGAEKSNAEIKEINIRELNFNPNLQFGYRKRTELEPDLLDAQAKLKWADHLVWVYPVWWSSVPAIMKGFLDRVLLPGFAFNKRENSLFSDKCFTGKTARIICTLDQPAWYYKWIYGNPSHNAVKKGTLKYIGIKKVRITTIGPIRLSKEDFRAKWLKKVEMLGQMNK